From the Planctomycetia bacterium genome, the window TTTGCAGAGCGAGGCCTTCAACGGCCTCCTCGAGCTTGGCCGACACTACGCGGCGTTCACCACGATCCGTCCGTTTCTTGCGGAAAAGCGCCGTCAACCCTATCCGGCGATACTCTGAAACCAAACGATATGCTGTCCGATATGGAATCCCGGCGGCGTGGGCTACCGATG encodes:
- a CDS encoding helix-turn-helix domain-containing protein, which codes for MERFRLLQPHIENDEPLTSVAHAAGIPYRTAYRLVSEYRRIGLTALFRKKRTDRGERRVVSAKLEEAVEGLALQKPPLPIAALYRQVSRFSKELCEKAPSGSGAN